The following proteins are encoded in a genomic region of Devosia lucknowensis:
- a CDS encoding 2-isopropylmalate synthase yields the protein MSASASNSNKERVFIFDTTLRDGEQSPGATMTLEEKLQVAETLDDMGVDIIEAGFPIASNGDFEAVVAVAKQVKNATVAGLARAISADIDRAGEAVRHARKGRIHTFVSTSPIHLAHQMKKTEDEVIEIIARTVAQARNLVDDVEWSAMDATRTPLDFLKRCVDTAIKAGATTINLPDTVGYAVPEEHFRMFKTIIESVPNADKAIFSVHCHDDLGMAVANSLAGVAGGARQIECTINGLGERAGNAALEEVVMALRTRGDAMPFFTEIDSTQLSRASRVVSAASNFPVQYNKAIVGKNAFAHESGIHQDGMLKNAETYEIMTPASVGIKETTLVMGKHSGRAAFKDKLKELGYELGDNAFQEAFQRFKDLADRKKHVYDADIIALVDDEVGSVGDRIKLVDMEVVSKTGGTHKCNLVVTIDGEETSVSYEGTGSVDAIFNAIKTVSGQNPHLVLYAVDGVTGGTDAQASAHVRLEMNGRIASGNAAEPDTLVASARAYLNALNRVMIERGAAAQGALAG from the coding sequence ATGTCTGCTTCTGCATCCAATTCCAACAAAGAACGCGTCTTCATCTTCGACACCACGCTGCGCGACGGCGAGCAATCGCCCGGTGCCACCATGACGCTGGAAGAAAAACTGCAGGTCGCCGAAACGCTCGACGACATGGGCGTCGACATCATCGAAGCCGGTTTCCCGATTGCGTCCAATGGTGACTTCGAGGCCGTGGTCGCCGTGGCCAAGCAGGTGAAGAACGCCACTGTGGCGGGCCTGGCCCGAGCCATCAGCGCCGATATCGACCGGGCGGGCGAGGCCGTGCGCCACGCCAGGAAGGGCCGCATCCATACGTTCGTTTCGACCTCGCCGATCCATCTGGCGCACCAGATGAAGAAGACCGAGGACGAGGTGATCGAGATCATCGCCCGCACCGTGGCGCAGGCGCGCAACCTGGTGGACGATGTCGAATGGTCGGCGATGGACGCGACGCGCACGCCGCTCGACTTCCTGAAGCGCTGCGTCGATACCGCGATCAAGGCCGGCGCGACGACGATCAACCTGCCCGATACGGTTGGCTATGCGGTGCCGGAAGAGCATTTCCGCATGTTCAAGACCATCATCGAGAGCGTGCCGAACGCCGACAAGGCGATCTTCTCGGTGCACTGTCACGACGACCTGGGCATGGCCGTCGCCAACTCACTGGCCGGCGTGGCTGGCGGCGCGCGGCAGATCGAGTGCACGATCAATGGTCTGGGCGAACGCGCTGGCAATGCGGCGCTGGAAGAAGTGGTGATGGCGCTGCGCACCCGTGGCGATGCCATGCCGTTCTTCACCGAGATCGATTCGACCCAGCTCTCGCGCGCCAGCCGCGTGGTGTCGGCGGCCTCGAACTTCCCGGTGCAGTACAACAAGGCCATCGTGGGCAAGAACGCTTTCGCGCATGAAAGCGGCATCCACCAGGACGGCATGCTGAAGAATGCCGAGACCTACGAAATCATGACCCCGGCCAGCGTCGGCATCAAGGAAACGACCCTGGTCATGGGCAAGCATTCCGGCCGCGCCGCCTTCAAGGACAAGCTCAAGGAGCTGGGCTACGAGCTGGGCGACAATGCCTTCCAGGAAGCTTTCCAACGCTTCAAGGATCTGGCCGACCGCAAGAAGCACGTCTACGACGCCGACATCATCGCGCTGGTCGATGACGAAGTCGGTTCGGTCGGCGACCGCATCAAGCTGGTGGACATGGAAGTCGTGTCCAAGACTGGCGGCACCCACAAGTGCAACCTGGTCGTGACCATCGACGGCGAGGAGACCAGCGTTTCCTACGAAGGCACCGGATCGGTCGATGCGATTTTCAACGCCATCAAGACCGTATCGGGCCAGAACCCGCATCTGGTGCTCTATGCAGTCGATGGCGTGACGGGCGGTACCGACGCGCAGGCGTCGGCCCATGTGCGGCTGGAGATGAACGGCCGCATCGCCTCGGGCAATGCCGCCGAGCCCGACACGCTGGTGGCTTCGGCCCGCGCCTATCTCAACGCGCTCAACCGCGTGATGATCGAGCGCGGCGCCGCAGCGCAAGGCGCGCTGGCTGGATAG
- a CDS encoding PhzF family phenazine biosynthesis protein, protein MKLPYLILDVFTDTQLKGNGLAVVPKADGLMDNEMQAIAREFNLSETVFICKPQNERNTASLRIFTPYEELPFAGHPTVGAAVTLGLNSRASAIRMEEKVGLVTALFERVDRRTGEARFTLPRLPQRLADMPDRLPIAQALGIDVDDIGCDVFKPAVFSAGVTFHLVPVRDAKVLAAIKLNRTAWNEVFHHEHNSAYVFTLTPDEADNDIAARMFGMNLGEDPGTGSAAAALIGMLAEREMGSGQTDYVLRQGHEMGRPCRITLQSRKDNDKLVHGAIGGHAVVIAEGVLDLD, encoded by the coding sequence TTGAAGCTTCCCTATCTGATCCTCGACGTCTTTACCGATACGCAGCTCAAGGGCAATGGCCTTGCCGTCGTGCCCAAGGCCGACGGGCTGATGGACAACGAGATGCAGGCGATCGCCCGCGAGTTCAATCTCAGCGAGACGGTGTTCATCTGCAAGCCGCAGAACGAGCGCAACACGGCCTCGCTGCGCATCTTCACGCCCTATGAGGAGCTGCCCTTCGCGGGCCATCCCACCGTCGGGGCGGCGGTGACGCTGGGCCTCAACAGTCGCGCTTCCGCCATCCGCATGGAAGAAAAGGTCGGGCTGGTGACGGCGCTGTTCGAGCGGGTCGACCGGCGCACGGGGGAAGCGCGTTTCACGCTGCCGCGACTGCCGCAACGCCTGGCGGATATGCCCGACAGGCTGCCCATTGCGCAGGCGCTGGGGATCGACGTCGACGATATCGGATGCGACGTGTTCAAGCCCGCCGTGTTTTCAGCCGGCGTGACCTTCCACCTGGTCCCTGTCCGCGACGCAAAAGTGCTGGCCGCCATCAAGCTCAACCGCACGGCCTGGAACGAGGTGTTCCACCACGAGCACAACTCGGCCTATGTCTTCACGCTGACGCCCGACGAAGCGGACAACGACATCGCCGCCCGCATGTTCGGGATGAATCTGGGAGAGGACCCGGGTACGGGGTCGGCCGCGGCGGCGCTGATCGGCATGCTGGCCGAGCGCGAGATGGGGAGCGGGCAGACGGACTATGTCCTGCGCCAGGGTCATGAGATGGGGCGCCCCTGCCGGATCACGCTGCAATCGCGCAAGGATAATGACAAGCTGGTGCATGGCGCGATCGGCGGGCACGCCGTGGTGATCGCGGAAGGGGTGCTGGACCTCGATTGA
- a CDS encoding heme-degrading domain-containing protein, which produces MTTHDDIERVKRQELELTLPAFDEAVAFAIGASIRERALADGLSLVVDLRTWDRQLFFSATPGTSADNAEWVRRKINSVRRFQRASYRLVLERGEAPFPPQSGADPADYVIAGGGFPIRVPGAGIIGTLTISGLPGRKDHAVAVDALCDHLGKTRSDYALPEVAS; this is translated from the coding sequence ATGACCACGCATGACGATATCGAGCGCGTGAAGCGCCAGGAACTGGAACTGACGCTGCCGGCCTTCGACGAGGCGGTGGCGTTCGCCATCGGTGCATCCATCCGCGAGCGGGCGCTGGCCGATGGACTTTCGCTGGTGGTGGACCTCAGGACCTGGGACCGGCAGCTGTTCTTTTCGGCCACGCCGGGCACAAGCGCTGACAATGCTGAATGGGTTCGGCGCAAGATCAATTCGGTGCGCCGTTTCCAGCGCGCCAGCTACAGGCTGGTGCTGGAGCGGGGGGAAGCGCCGTTTCCACCGCAGTCGGGCGCGGACCCCGCAGACTACGTGATCGCCGGCGGCGGGTTTCCTATCCGGGTGCCGGGCGCCGGCATCATCGGCACGCTGACGATTTCCGGCCTGCCCGGTCGCAAGGACCATGCCGTGGCGGTCGACGCGCTGTGCGATCACCTGGGCAAGACCCGTTCCGATTACGCCCTGCCAGAGGTTGCCAGTTGA